The Anguilla anguilla isolate fAngAng1 chromosome 19, fAngAng1.pri, whole genome shotgun sequence genome has a segment encoding these proteins:
- the ptprq gene encoding phosphatidylinositol phosphatase PTPRQ isoform X1, with protein sequence MNQNSLMDKTVLLWLISDYLLKVLSLSCSRERGSVEVQVEFGRFPHAQEAELYSLTCSSTGSQTLWLNATDSSGCVPDCRVVLHEPLEAEMYNVDIKAIKNNVILETKSFRVDPKPSSSLSVGAMVSSAYFSWGSGAGEPSTSSLRLRGRVWDVPPDRTSYRVTGLQPASLHNFTVEFKTGVRSLNVTLTRRLSVLLQTALCPVGWVPSESSCWRAWRRGRPWVEAGLACNASGSHLADIETEEDFLFISSYLSTLNNMMLVWTGLNDLQQEGQLQWSNGVAYSLKSTVTSSLPANQTDCFALHMNATSPSYFFTGFFCYMPLPYMCQYTFPPAPPHFALVLEGVWETEALIGWSDVEDWRQAGGALELFLQYQEDAFVDQPHRRTVLSNSRSAAVRDLSPGRVYLFSLRAKHLSGAVQTLGSVLRVLTIPAVPEDLTLIQHNEDSMLLTWRPPQGQVEGYQLSYGASAAQITQRKLSTTDCSVRLEQLTPGAEYQLTLQSFRGTETSEPVSTRILIPPARVCFLSLTHVNSSSVGLAWEPALGLFDQYRLTVANGSTVQELLLPRESLSHTVSSLQDGCTYNLTMYRIRSTVTGATAVRTVTTVPARPQGLRVSSVSSHGFSLRWDGPSGCVDRYHVHLNPAHGLVTVRRAENGEIQAVVLAVTPGISYSTTVTAVAASVFSSPVSRTVTTNESTPESPTSLIGERVGSTGILLSWTAPIKSNGKIRDYAIKYKEVCPYPESSFNQIVTPSEIPEYLLNTLTPGSTYNIKVAAKNGAGFGLFSKSLFFKTAEAPPGLVTNLTAFATNHSVVKVTWFLPKLINGLITKFSVKAKYARTGVTVRKLEVNAEDIMNGALPHCNDAAEILSRGTPSPSEMSMQTSASSPPVTLSAVPPAASWNIPISAVVDQLRSYTAYVFEVSAFTSDGEGQIASYMVRMPESAPEDPPQNLSAWNITSKSFSLSWDPPTIVTGRFSYVIELHGPTGYLYENSTTDLKLVYSGLNPYTHYRVLARAKSAGALGPEAEAVVLTPAEAPSAVTELVARAVDATSVQVSWRSPSQPNGLITQYKLLVLVKGAVIRNITLIEQKEGLNQTHSDDDGVLNRRVRDATALLLHRYQRAALFPTSAPPPVVTSAYFLFASRIANQPGTATERSAHPTAASPFTSALLPSPAPESTSLPWLTDSAPPTPHTTLDLQTPGSAALTLPSDPSPTGGDKDPPPLSSSPAQPRLSTRAAVTADVTTSTAMVSSTQVIDLSADRISYVVTNLSPFTEYTFSVSAFTTVGEGPLVQTKAKTREQVPSSVQSVSYQNISSSSILLSWEPPLNPNGKITHYTAYVLDLDTKEAFQRVTNSTSIILLGLKKYSSYKLRVAASTAVGESALSEADDVFAVTLEDEPDSPPVNLSVYNVSTSSATVTWSPPVLANGVIRFYQILYQNSTMSLVVNSTSPSVSLEGLKPFSFYNVTVRAFTKYGHGNQSSEVLDLLSGEDVPGSPPFDLMYESLSSSEVNVSWQAPLVPNGAILFYSVEYWNSTHALNTTTPTTYARLSNLRKYARYRASVRASTRLGSGNHTSDILNITTLEDVPEGPIHNLTAQNFTSTALIVSWDPPLAPNGRVFYHLSLEEEHKTLLSSNQTIRKTTNDLVFLFTKLRKYTDYILKVTPATSAGSSENSTSVLYLRTEDDVPSSPPLFSSSRNVSSSSIHLSWLPPLEPNGVLTEYSLVLQGPGGANTTLTPDTSLTLTGLLPFSPYNVSIAAGNRRGLGPSLILLLHTDEAGPASPPRNLTVYNHTAASVWLTWEASLEPNGLVKFYGFRILELRRQTLTFQNSSGPSTWAQLTGFRPHSVYQISVCTFTRAGNGDQYSDPVTFTTNQSVSEAVRNLSCSGRSWDSVFLEWEAPAQSNGELTHYLIRYGEEEEELGPHTLWHTLSGLQPHTHYTFLVMAVNSAGPGDRLTCNASTPPESVPGPPGYFNVTQVQPTSVSLSWDPPESVPGQLQGYRIRVQLLSLRCGAWGLPACVEMEVLVYANASTETEITLEPLRKYRQYRFSISARTNAGYGNASRWVTTRTLPGDPDDPPRSVSVMTSSSGMKIEWEEPEQLAGPTSYLIYIVSVDGPDFNQTLVTAPEEKRAVVMSNLTAYTLYQVTVVAFRGPEDTAWQRGKASEPVFIRTLEEQPRDPPKNVTLQVIPEEVTRVYVTFSPPTKPNGNISGYQVRIYRDDQLDFQIHNLPIVHTQNQTMTGIIKGLKGGYNYRILISAVNGAGSGPSSEVHITTGIKAPPKPTQTPEAATDKHGVVMATSRTITILMPMCFFSDANGPIQKVQVIVAEEWVMDDGNLTNWKNAFNHRPAPYFTDEGFPNPVCFESGARRVPNVDTYVIGEDDSCMAQEKDGALCNGPLKPRTHYVFKFRAVNVQGQYTDSDFSERIRTSDSRNLTRDEEIILGVLLSFFLAVLLILIIYASVRIHQKQKEGGTYSPREAEIIETKFKLDQLIAVADLELKEEKLNRYSSFFFRRKEIFVIQLLSYRKSLKPVNKKSFLQHVEDLCANDNIKFQEEFSELPKLLHDLATSDADLPWNRSKNRFTNIKPYNNNRVKLLSEPGVPGSDYINASFVSGYLCPNEFIATQGPLPGTVADFWRMIWETRSRTIAMLTQCFEKGRIRCHQYWPEDNKPVTVFGDIVITKLSEDVFPDWTVRVLKVERHGDYMVVNHFNFTSWPEHGVPESSTTLIQFVRTIRAHRGHDNTTMVVHCSAGVGRTGVFIALDHLVQHVSDHDFVDIYGLVAELRSERMCMVQNLAQYMFLHQSTLDLLNSKGNSQSVWFVSYSALEKMDSLDAMEGDVELEWEETTM encoded by the exons GTTGATATAAAAGCCATCAAAAACAATGTCATTCTGGAAACAAAGTCCTTTCGAGTAG ACCCGAAGCCCAGTTCCTCCCTCAGTGTTGGGGCGATGGTGTCGAGTGCGTATTTCAGCtgggggagcggggcgggggagcCCAGCACCAGCTCTCTGAGGCTCAGGGGTCGTGTGTGGGACGTGCCTCCTGATCGAACCTCATACCGCGTGACGGGCCTGCAGCCCGCCTCTCTCCACAACTTCACTGTGGAGTTTAAGACTGGAGTCCGAAGCCTCAATGTCACGCTCACACGCAGGCTGAGCGTGCTGCTCCAGACAG ctctcTGCCCGGTGGGCTGGGTGCCCTCAGAGAGCAGCTGCTGGAGAGCCTGGAGGCGGGGCCGGCCATGGGTGGAGGCGGGGCTAGCCTGCAACGCTTCGGGGTCACACCTGGCCGACATAGAGACAGAGGAGGACTTCCTGTTTATCTCCTCTTACCTGAGTACGCTCAACAACATGATGTTGGTGTGGACAGGTCTCAATGACCTGCAG CAGGAAGGACAGCTGCAGTGGTCCAATGGAGTTGCCTATAGCTTGAaaagcactgtgacatcatcactgccagccaatcagacagacTGCTTTGCCCTGCACATGAACGCCACGAGTCCCAGTTACTTTTTCACCGGGTTCTTCTGCTATATGCCCCTGCCATACATGTGCCAGTACACAT tcccccctgccccaccgcACTTCGCCTTAGTGCtggagggggtgtgggagacggaggctctgattggctggagtgATGTGGAAGACTGGAGGCAGGCAGGGGGCGCTCTGGAGCTGTTCCTCCAGTATCAGGAGGATGCGTTCGTAGACCAGCCCCATCGCAGGACAGTGCTGTCTAACAGCCGGAGTGCGGCTGTGCGGGACCTGTCTCCGGGACGAGTCTACCTGTTCTCCCTCAGAGCCAAGCACCTGAGTGGAGCGGTCCAGACCCTGGGCTCTGTGCTCCGGGTCCTCACAA TCCCAGCCGTACCTGAAGACCTGACCCTCATCCAGCACAATGAAGACTCCATGCTTCTCACCTGGAGACCCCCCCAGGGACAGGTAGAGGGATACCAG TTGAGCTACGGAGCTTCAGCAGCGCAGATAACCCAGCGCAAACTCAGCACCACCGACTGCAGCGTCCGCTTAGAGCAACTGACCCCCGGAGCAGAGTACCAGCTCACTCTGCAGTCCTTCAGAGGAACAGAGACCAGCGAGCCGGTCTCCACCCGCATCCTCATCC CTCCCGCCCGTgtctgcttcctgtctctgaCACACGTTAACTCCTCGTCCGTTGGCTTGGCGTGGGAGCCAGCACTTGGCCTGTTTGATCAGTACCGGCTGACTGTGGCCAACGGCTCCACAGTGCAGGAGCTGCTCCTGCCCAGAGAGAGCCTGTCCCACACCGTGTCCAGCCTGCAGGACGGCTGCACGTACAACCTGACCATGTACCGCATCCGGAGCACAGTCACAGGGGCCACTGCAGTCCGCACCGTGACCACAG tacCTGCCAGGCCTCAGGGTCTGCGCGTCTCTAGCGTTTCCTCTCATGGCTTCTCTCTGCGTTGGGACGGCCCGTCGGGCTGCGTGGACCGGTACCATGTGCACCTGAACCCCGCCCACGGCCTGGTCACCGTGCGCCGCGCGGAGAACGGAGAGATACag gCAGTTGTTTTGGCGGTAACCCCAGGGATATCATATAGCACCACGGTCACCGCGGTTGCCGCGTCGGTGTTCAGCTCCCCGGTCAGCCGGACCGTCACCACAAACGAGTCCA CACCGGAGTCCCCAACCAGCCTGATCGGGGAGAGAGTGGGCTCTACGGGCATCCTGCTGTCCTGGACCGCACCCATCAAAAGCAACGGCAAGATCCGCGACTACGCAATCAAGTACAAAGAGGTGTGTCcttacccagaatcctccttCAACCAGATCGTTACGCCCTCGGAGATCCCCGAGTATCTGCTCAACACCCTCACCCCAGGCTCCACCTACAACATCAAG GTGGCTGCGAAAAACGGTGCTGGATTTGGGCTCTTCAGCAAGTCCCTGTTCTTCAAAACCGCTGAGGCGC CCCCTGGCCTGGTCACCAACCTCACAGCCTTCGCTACCAATCACTCCGTGGTGAAGGTCACATGGTTCCTCCCCAAACTCATCAATGGCCTCATCACCAAGTTCTCCGTCAAGGCCAAGTACGCACGCACCGGCGTGACGGTCCGGAAGCTGGAGGTCAACGCCGAGGACATCATGAATGGAGCACTGCCGCACTGCAAC GATGCTGCAGAGATCCTCTCTCGGGGGACCCCCAGCCCCTCAGAGATGTCCATGCAGACGTCGGCCTCCTCTCCCCCGGTCACGCTGTCGGCAGTCCCCCCCGCTGCCTCCTGGAACATCCCCATCAGTGCAGTGGTGGACCAGCTGCGCTCCTACACCGCCTACGTTTTCGAGGTCTCCGCCTTCACCAGCGACGGCGAGGGCCAGATCGCCAGCTACATGGTCCGCATGCCGGAGTCAG CTCCTGAGGATCCACCACAAAACCTGTCTGCATGGAACATCACCTCCAAATCCTTCTCCCTGTCCTGGGACCCCCCCACCATCGTCACAGGACGTTTCAGCTACGTCATCGAGCTGCACGGACCCACCG gtTACTTGTATGAAAACAGCACCACTGATCTGAAACTGGTGTACTCTGGTCTGAACCCATACACGCACTACCGGGTTCTGGCTCGAGCCAAGTCTGCTGGGGCCTTAGGCCCGGAAGCAGAGGCCGTCGTGCTCACTCCTGCTGAAG CTCCCAGTGCAGTCACAGAGCTGGTTGCCAGAGCTGTAGATGCCACCTCAGTGCAGGTGTCCTGGAGAAGCCCCAGTCAGCCCAACGGCCTCATCACCCAGTACAAGCTCCTGGTGCTGGTCAAGGGCGCGGTGATTCGGAACATCACCCTCATCGAACAGAAGGAA GGTCTGAACCAGACGCACTCTGATGATGACGGTGTGTTGAATCGCCGCGTTCGAGACGCTACCGCCCTCCTGCTGCACCGTTACCAAAGAGCTGCCCTGTTCCCCACCTCTGCGCCCCCACCTGTGGTCACCTCTGCCTACTTCCTGTTTGCCTCCCGCATCGCTAACCAGCCTGGCACGGCAACAGAACGCTCCGCCCACCCCACCGCTGCTTCCCCCTTCACCTCTGCCCTCttgccaagccccgcccctgaaAGCACATCCCTCCCCTGGCTgactgactccgcccccccgaCGCCTCACACTACTCTCGATCTCCAGACTCCGGGCTCCGCCGCCCTCACCCTCCcctctgacccctcccccactggTGGAGACAAAGACCCGCCCCCTCTCAgctccagccccgcccagccaCGCCTCTCCACCCGTGCAGCTGtcactgctgatgtcacaacctCCACAG CGATGGTGTCCAGCACACAGGTGATCGACCTCTCTGCAGATCGCATCTCGTACGTGGTGACCAATCTCAGCCCCTTCACCGAGTACACCTTCAGTGTGTCAGCTTTCACCACTGTGGGGGAGGGCCCTCTGGTCCAGACCAAGGCGAAAACCAGAGAGCAAG tgcCAAGCTCAGTGCAGAGTGTCTCCTACCAGAACATAAGCTCCTCCTCCATCCTGCTGTCATGGGAACCGCCACTGAATCCCAACGGCAAGATCACACACTACACTGCCTATGTGCTGGACCTTGACACCAAGGAGGCCTTCCAAAGAGTGACCAACAGCACCAGCATAATCCTCTTAG gacTGAAGAAGTACAGCAGCTACAAGCTGCGTGTGGCGGCCTCCACAGCCGTAGGCGAGAGCGCTCTCTCTGAGGCAGACGACGTCTTCGCCGTCACGCTGGAGGACG AGCCGGACTCTCCCCCCGTGAACCTGTCTGTGTACAACGTCAGCACCTCCTCTGCCACAGTCACATGGTCTCCTCCAGTCCTGGCCAACGGCGTCATCCGGTTCTACCAGATTCTGTACCAGAATTCCACCATGAGCCTGGTGGTCAACTCCACGTCCCCCAGCGTCTCTCTGGAGGGTTTGAAACCGTTCTCCTTCTACAACGTGACCGTGCGAGCGTTCACCAAGTACGGTCATGGGAACCAGTCGTCTGAGGTTCTCGATCTGCTGAGCGGGGAGGACG TCCCAGGGAGCCCCCCCTTTGACCTGATGTACGAGAGTCTGAGCTCCAGTGAGGTGAACGTGTCCTGGCAGGCCCCGCTGGTGCCCAATGGCGCCATCTTGTTTTACAGCGTGGAGTACTGGAACTCCACCCACGCCCTGAACACCACCACGCCCACCACCTACGCCCGGCTCTCCAACCTGCGCAAGTACGCCCGCTACCGCGCCTCCGTGAGGGCCTCCACCCGGCTGGGCAGCGGCAACCACACCAGCGACATCCTCAACATCACCACGCTGGAGGACG TGCCTGAGGGGCCCATCCACAACCTGACGGCGCAGAACTTCACCTCCACTGCCCTCATTGTGAGCTGGGATCCGCCCCTGGCCCCCAACGGCAGAGTGTTCTACCACCtcagcctggaggaggagcacaAGACTCTGCTCAGCTCCAACCAGACCATCCGGAAGACCACCAACGACCTGGTCTTCCTCTTCACCAAGCTGCGCAAGTACACTGACTACATCCTGAAGGTCACCCCCGCGACCTCTGCTGGCTCCTCTGAGAATAGCACCAGCGTGTTGTACCTGCGGACTGAGGATGACG TGCCCAGCTCTCCTCCGCTCTTTAGCTCTAGCAGAAAcgtctcttcctcctccatccACCTGTCCTGGCTCCCCCCTCTGGAGCCCAATGGGGTCCTGACTGAGTACAGCCTGGTGCTGCAGGGGCCCGGGGGGGCCaacaccaccctcacccccGACACCAGCCTGACTCTCACCGGCCTGCTCCCCTTCTCCCCCTACAACGTCTCCATCGCCGCCGGCAACCGCCGGGGCCTCGGCCCCTCCCtcatcctgctgctgcacaCTGATGaagcag GCCCCGCCTCTCCGCCCAGGAACCTGACTGTGTATAACCACACTGCTGCCTCAGTGTGGCTGACCTGGGAGGCCAGCCTGGAGCCCAACGGCCTGGTTAAGTTCTATGGATTCAGGATCCTGGAGCTGCGCAGGCAGACCCTCACCTTCCAG AACTCCTCGGGACCCTCCACCTGGGCCCAGCTCACTGGCTTCCGGCCCCACAGCGTGTACCAGATCAGCGTCTGCACCTTCACCAGGGCGGGGAATGGGGACCAGTACAGCGACCCTGTCACCTTTACAACCAACCAATCAG tgtCCGAGGCAGTTAGGAATCTGTCGTGCAGTGGGCGGAGCTGGGACTCGGTGTTTCTGGAATGGGAGGCTCCCGCCCAGTCTAACGGCGAGCTGACCCACTACCTGATCCGgtatggagaggaagaggaggagctcgGACCGCACACTCTGTGGCACACACTCAGCGGActgcagccccacacacactacaccttCCTGGTGATGGCCGTCAACTCTGCTGGGCCAGGGGACAGGCTGACCTGCAATGCCAGCACACCGCCGGAATCCG TACCAGGTCCTCCGGGCTACTTTAACGTGACCCAGGTGCAGCCCACCAGCGTGAGCCTGAGCTGGGACCCCCCGGAGAGCGTCCCGGGCCAGCTGCAGGGGTACCGAATCCGGGTGCAGCTCCTGTCATTGCGCTGTGGGGCCTGGGGGCTCCCGGCCTGTGTGGAGATGGAGGTGCTGGTGTACGCCAACGCGTCCACGGAGACAGAGATCACCCTGGAGCCTCTGCGCAAATACCGCCAATACCGCTTCAGCATTTCGGCTCGCACCAACGCTGGGTACGGCAACGCCTCCCGCTGGGTCACCACCCGCACCCTGCCTGGCG ATCCTGATGACCCTCCTCGCTCCGTCTCGGTGATGACCTCATCCAGCGGGATGAAGAttgagtgggaggagcctgagCAGCTTGCAGGCCCCACCTCTTATCTCATCTACATCGTCTCT GTGGATGGTCCAGACTTTAACCAGACCCTGGTGACAGCCCCTGAGGAGAAGCGGGCGGTGGTGATGTCCAACCTCACTGCCTACACCCTGTACCAGGTGACCGTGGTCGCCTTCCGAGGCCCTGAGGACACAGCCTGGCAGAGAGGCAAGGCCAGCGAACCTGTGTTCATCAGAACCCTGGAGGAAC AACCGAGAGACCCCCCCAAAAACGTGACCCTGCAGGTGATTCCTGAGGAGGTGACGAGGGTGTACGTAaccttctccccccccaccaaacccaACGGGAACATCAGCGGCTACCAAGTGAGGATCTACAGAGACGACCAGCTGGACTTCCAGATCCACAACCTGCCCATCGTGCACACCCAGAACCAGACCATGACCGGCATCATTAAGGGCTTGAAAGGGGGCTATAACTACAGAATACTG ATTTCTGCTGTAAATGGAGCCGGATCTGGCCCCAGTTCAGAGGTTCACATCACCACGGGAATTAAAG CACCCCCAAAGCCCACGCAAACGCCGGAGGCCGCCACAGACAAGCATGGAGTCGTCATGGCAACCTCCAGAACCATCACCATCCTGATGCCCATGTGCTTCTTCTCCGATGCCAACGGACCCATCCAGAAGGTGCAGGTGATCGTGGCAGAGGAATGGG TCATGGATGACGGGAACTTGACCAACTGGAAAAACGCCTTCAACCACAGACCAGCGCCCTATTTCACAGACGAGGGTTTCCCCAATCCTGTGTGCTTTGAGAGCGGGGCGCGCAGAGTTCCTAACGTGGACACGTACGTCATCGGAGAGGACGATAGCTGCATGGCACAGGAGAAGGACGGTGCGCTGTGCAACGGGCCCCTGAAGCCCAGAACACACTACGT ATTCAAATTTCGAGCCGTAAACGTCCAGGGTCAGTACACGGATTCGGACTTCTCAGAGCGCATCAGAACATCAG ACAGCCGGAATTTGACTCGGGATGAGGAGATTATCCTGGGTGTGCTGCTGTCCTTCTTCCtcgctgtgctgctcatcctgaTCATCTACGCATCTGTAAG GATCCATCAGAAGCAGAAGGAAGGAGGCACCTACTCTCCTCGAGAGGCTGAGATCATCGAAACCAAGTTCAAGCTGGACCAGCTGATCGCCGTGGCCGACCTGGAGCTCAAAGAGGAGAAGCTGAACCG GTACTCCTCCTTTTTCTTTAGAAGGAAGGAAATATTTGTCATCCA GCTTCTCAGTTATAGAAAATCTCTCAA GCCTGTTAATAAGAAGTCGTTTCTGCAGCACGTGGAGGACCTGTGTGCCAACGACAACATCAAGTTCCAGGAGGAATTCTCT GAACTTCCCAAGCTGCTGCACGACCTGGCCACCTCAGACGCCGACCTGCCCTGGAACCGTTCGAAGAACCGCTTCACCAACATCAAGCCCT acaacaacaacagagtGAAGCTGCTGTCGGAACCTGGGGTCCCTGGATCGGACTACATAAACGCCAGCTTTGTCTCG ggGTACCTTTGCCCAAATGAGTTCATCGCCACCCAGGGCCCGCTGCCAGGTACGGTGGCGGACTTCTGGCGGATGATCTGGGAAACGCGCTCGCGCACCATCGCCATGCTCACACAGTGCTTCGAGAAAGGCAGG ATTCGATGTCACCAGTACTGGCCCGAGGACAACAAACCAGTGACCGTGTTTGGAGATATCGTCATCACCAAGCTGAGCGAGGATGTGTTTCCTGATTGGACCGTTCGGGTCCTCAAAGTGGAGAGG CATGGCGACTACATGGTAGTGAACCACTTTAACTTCACATCCTGGCCGGAGCACGGGGTCCCGGAGTCCAGCACCACCCTCATCCAGTTCGTCAGGACCATCCGAGCCCACAGGGGACATGACAACACCACCATGGTGGTGCACTGCAG TGCGGGTGTGGGCCGGACGGGCGTGTTCATTGCACTGGACCACCTCGTCCAGCACGTGAGCGACCATGACTTTGTGGACATTTACGGCCTGGTGGCAGAGCTTCGAAGCGAGAGGATGTGCATGGTGCAGAACCTG GCGCAGTACATGTTCCTGCACCAGAGCACTCTGGACCTGCTGAACAGCAAGGGCAACAGCCAGTCTGTGTGGTTCGTCAGCTACTCTGCTCTGGAGAAGATGGACTCCCTGGATGCCATGGAAG gcGATGTTGAGCTTGAATGGGAGGAAACGACCATGTGA